In one Elephas maximus indicus isolate mEleMax1 chromosome 9, mEleMax1 primary haplotype, whole genome shotgun sequence genomic region, the following are encoded:
- the EXOSC3 gene encoding exosome complex component RRP40 has translation MGEAAAIASESLAGSKARAARTVLGQVVLPGEELLLPEQEDAEGPGGAGERLLRLNPGARSRVRVVCGPGLRRSGDRLLVTKCGRLRHKEPGGGGGGVYWVDSQQKRYVPVKGDHVIGIVTAKSGDIFKVDVGGSEPASLSYLAFEGATKRNRPNVQVGDLIYGQFLVANKDMEPEMVCIDSCGRANGMGVIGQDGLLFKVTLGLIRKLLAPDCEIIQEVGKLYPLEIVFGMNGRIWVKAKTIQQTLILANILEACEHMTTDQRKQIFSRLAES, from the exons ATGGGTGAAGCTGCGGCTATTGCGTCCGAATCCCTCGCGGGCAGTAAGGCCCGGGCGGCGCGCACAGTGTTAGGTCAGGTGGTGCTCCCGGGTGAGGAGCTGCTGCTGCCGGAGCAGGAGGACGCAGAAGGCCCTGGCGGTGCTGGGGAACGACTGCTGCGCCTCAACCCCGGGGCGCGTTCGCGGGTGCGCGTAGTGTGCGGCCCGGGCTTGCGGCGCTCTGGGGACCGTCTGCTGGTCACCAAGTGCGGCCGCCTACGTCACAAGGagcccggcggcggcggcggcggcgtttACTGGGTGGACTCACAGCAGAAGCGG TATGTCCCAGTGAAAGGAGACCATGTGATTGGCATAGTGACAGCTAAATCTGGAGATATATTCAAAGTTGACGTTGGAGGGAGTGAGCCAGCTTCTTTATCTTACTTGGCATTTGAAGGTGCAACTAAAAGAAACAGACCAAACGTGCAG gtTGGAGATCTCATCTATGGCCAGTTTCTGGTTGCTAATAAAGATATGGAACCAGAGATGGTCTGTATTGACAGCTGTGGACGAGCCAATGGAATGGGCGTGATTGGACAGGACGGTCTGCTTTTTAAAGTGACTTTGGGCTTAATTAGAAA GCTTCTAGCTCCGGACTGTGAAATCATACAGGAAGTGGGAAAACTCTATCCACTGGAGATAGTATTTGGAATGAACGGAAGAATATGGGTTAAGGCAAAAACAATTCAGCAGACTTTAATTTTGGCAAACATTTTGGAAGCTTGTGAACACATGACAACAGATCAAAGAAAACAAATCTTCTCTAGATTGGCAGAAAGCTGA
- the LOC126082813 gene encoding uncharacterized protein LOC126082813, translating to MSVLRRLGVLRQPSLLHLVTNRFWKELRLYQTHQEEASKPIGRYPIPYKKDLPFDIVELMEEMEKKTGFLPNVFKVLSYRPLEFRAFFAYYNAIYNKKTGHLSRADKELIILVTSIANRCPYNVVAHSALHRVYSKNPVLSDQVCVDWRKSDLPAREKAMLEFALAISQADDITDDHFKKLEVHGFDREDAWDIAAISAFFAMSNRLAHFVNLVPNKEFYLIGRISNVKDSRSEPAAPKV from the exons ATGTCGGTGCTTCGCCGCCTTGGCGTCCTGCGCCAGCCG tctcttcttcaCCTTGTGACAAATAGGTTTTGGAAAGAGTTGCGCCTTTACCAGACTCATCAGGAAGAGGCATCTAAACCTATTGGCCGTTACCCCATTCCCTACAAGAAGGACCTGCCTTTTGACATTGTAGAGCTTATGGAGGAGATGGAAAAGAAG ACAGGATTTTTACCAAATGTATTTAAAGTGTTGTCTTACCGGCCACTGGAATTCAGAGCCTTCTTCGCTTATTACAATGCcatctacaacaaaaaaacag GCCACCTCAGCAGAGCTGACAAGGAGCTTATCATTTTGGTGACCAGCATAGCCAATAGGTGTCCATACAATGTAGTTGCCCACAGTGCCCTGCACAGGGTCTACTCAAAGAATCCAGTGCTCTCTGACCAG GTCTGTGTGGATTGGAGAAAGTCTGACCTCCCTGCTCGGGAAAAGGCAATGCTGGAGTTTGCGCTTGCTATTTCCCAAGCTGACGACATAACAGATGACCATTTCAAAAAGCTCGAGGTGCATGGCTTTGACCGAGAGGATGCCTGGGACATAGCTGCCATTTCTGCTTTTTTTGCCATGTCCAACCGCCTTGCTCATTTTGTCAATCTTGTTCCCAACAAAGAATTCTATTTGATAGGCAGAATCAGTAATGTCAAAGACTCCAGGAGTGAACCTGCTGCCCCCAAAGTATAA